A region from the Muribaculum gordoncarteri genome encodes:
- a CDS encoding ATP-binding protein, with amino-acid sequence MTIDDIKTLIASDESRTLELKKSTGELKDGMHSACAFLNTDGGWLIFGVTPKSLKIVGQKVTDNTLREIAQALSGLEPDVDVRVEYIDMPDHNENKIIAMHFDGWVWGERPHTFHGCPYYKVESTTKVMPHEMYDERIRAHQPQMYAWERQIAEGVTLSDLNEKHIRGCVRLGVEGGRIPTSAISTPIDDILAKWKLLKNGIPTNGAVMLFSDNIDEYPQFRLRMARFMGTDKNEFVDNQRAEGNFFDLLDAGMAFFFKHLNLSGKITNHSLQREERLEIPYHALREALINSLCHRQWEKYNLTGSIAIYDDRIEIANPGIFPAQISPESIKEPHESYPYNLKIAEALYKSTYLESWGSGAKRIIDACREQGIEEPFWRWDGGFVTVTFKRPSKDSNRIPTENNIKENDKENNIQFTYSDKEIRQRNLSEIQLHILGLINGQPSITFNELSIKLEMSISALRNQRRQMEKKGVFLCRKGATKKGIWEIILKQPTHFDHHIDDSLD; translated from the coding sequence ATGACAATCGATGATATAAAGACATTGATTGCTTCCGATGAGTCGCGGACTTTGGAGCTTAAGAAGAGTACCGGGGAATTGAAAGACGGTATGCACTCGGCATGCGCATTTCTCAACACTGATGGAGGTTGGCTAATATTTGGCGTGACACCTAAATCGTTGAAAATAGTCGGTCAAAAAGTAACGGACAATACACTTCGTGAAATTGCCCAAGCCCTTTCCGGATTGGAACCGGATGTAGATGTCCGCGTTGAGTATATCGATATGCCCGACCATAACGAAAACAAGATTATAGCAATGCACTTTGACGGTTGGGTATGGGGTGAGCGTCCGCATACATTTCACGGATGTCCGTATTATAAGGTCGAGAGCACAACTAAGGTTATGCCACATGAAATGTATGATGAGCGTATCAGAGCACATCAACCCCAAATGTACGCATGGGAACGCCAGATAGCAGAAGGTGTCACACTTTCCGATTTGAACGAGAAGCACATAAGAGGTTGTGTCCGTCTTGGGGTCGAAGGAGGGAGGATTCCGACAAGCGCAATAAGCACTCCAATTGATGACATATTGGCAAAATGGAAACTGCTGAAGAACGGGATTCCTACCAATGGAGCAGTAATGCTGTTCTCCGACAATATTGACGAGTATCCACAATTCAGGCTTAGAATGGCCCGCTTCATGGGAACTGACAAGAATGAGTTTGTTGATAACCAACGAGCTGAAGGAAATTTCTTTGACCTGCTTGACGCCGGAATGGCTTTCTTTTTCAAACACTTGAATCTCAGCGGCAAAATCACTAACCATAGCCTACAACGCGAGGAACGGCTTGAGATTCCGTATCATGCTTTGCGAGAGGCTCTGATTAACAGTTTGTGCCACCGTCAATGGGAAAAATATAACTTGACCGGTAGCATCGCTATCTATGATGACCGTATAGAGATAGCCAATCCTGGCATATTCCCCGCACAAATTTCACCTGAATCAATCAAAGAACCACATGAGTCCTATCCTTATAATCTGAAGATTGCTGAGGCTCTTTATAAATCAACCTATCTGGAGAGCTGGGGTTCCGGAGCAAAACGCATCATTGATGCTTGTCGTGAACAAGGAATTGAAGAACCATTTTGGAGATGGGACGGAGGCTTCGTAACAGTCACATTCAAACGCCCAAGCAAGGATTCCAATAGAATTCCGACTGAAAATAACATTAAAGAAAACGACAAAGAAAACAACATACAATTTACTTATTCAGACAAAGAAATACGACAAAGAAATCTTTCAGAAATTCAACTACACATCTTAGGACTAATCAATGGGCAGCCTTCTATAACATTTAACGAGCTGTCTATCAAGCTTGAGATGTCCATATCAGCGTTACGCAACCAACGTCGTCAAATGGAAAAGAAAGGCGTGTTTCTTTGCCGTAAAGGAGCGACAAAGAAAGGGATTTGGGAAATAATTCTTAAACAACCTACACATTTTGACCATCACATTGACGATAGTTTGGATTGA
- a CDS encoding RNA polymerase sigma factor yields the protein MQNNDAKEQSFIRLIKEYGPTITKVCYFYAVDSDDLNDLRQEVMINLWRGFDRYRGEASPSTWIYRVSLNSCVSYFRKHKRHQSEYTSIDSIPEIHDSGSEKPDRMREMYNLINRLDRVEKALILLWLSDHKYDDIADIMGIPRNTVASRLHRIKEKLVKYSNE from the coding sequence ATGCAAAACAACGACGCTAAAGAGCAATCATTCATCCGGCTTATAAAGGAGTACGGGCCTACGATAACCAAAGTATGCTACTTCTACGCCGTGGACTCCGACGATCTCAACGACCTGAGGCAGGAGGTTATGATTAACCTTTGGCGCGGATTTGACCGCTATCGCGGCGAGGCGTCGCCGTCGACATGGATTTATCGTGTGAGCCTCAACAGCTGCGTGAGTTACTTCCGCAAGCACAAGAGGCATCAGAGCGAATACACCTCCATCGACTCCATTCCTGAAATTCACGATTCAGGCAGCGAAAAGCCCGACCGAATGCGCGAGATGTATAACCTTATCAACCGCCTCGACCGAGTGGAAAAGGCTCTTATACTGCTGTGGCTGAGCGACCACAAGTATGACGACATAGCCGACATCATGGGTATTCCGCGCAACACCGTGGCCTCGCGATTGCATCGTATCAAGGAGAAACTGGTAAAATACTCCAATGAATAA